From the Brachyspira intermedia PWS/A genome, the window TAAGTGATATTAATTCTGTTTTATCATAATTTTCATCATATACTACACCATATCCCATACAGCCTAAGCCTATTGCAGAAACTTCTAAATCTCCAAGCATTCTTTTTTTCATTTTATATTCTCCTAAAGTTTTATTAATAAATTCGTTTAAATTGCATAATAATTAAATAATCTTTAATACCAATCATGTTTTTCATTGCGGTTCAATTCTGATATTCTTTGCATATCATCATCGCTCAATTCAAAATCGTATATTTCTGTATTTTCTATTATATGTGATCTGTTGCTTGATCCCGGTATTACAATTACTCCTCTTTGTAAATTCCATCTTAATATGATTTGAGCAACTGATTTATTATGTTTTTTTGCTATATCTTTTAATACTTTATCATTTAGAAGTTCTTTTTGATGTCCTCTTCCTCCCAATGGATACCAGCCTTGCACAGCTATTCCCAAACTTTGAATATATTCTATTACTTCAGTATCTTGATAGTAGGGGTGTATTTCATTTTGTACTAAAGCAGGAATTATATTTATCTTTGGAAGAAAATCTTTTAATTCCTTTATGTACCAATTAGAAAGACCTACAGAACGAATTTTTCCTTCTTTTATAGCTTTCTCTATAGCCTTATATGCTTCAACATCATTATTTCCCGGGTGATGAAGAAGCATCATATCAATATATTCTACATTTAACTTCTTTAATGCATCATTGATAGCCTTCTCTGCATCATTATACTGATTAGGATATAATTTTGTAATGATAAAAATATCTTTTCTGTTAATTTTAGAATCTCTTACAGCCTTTCCAACTTCTTCTTCATTATTGTATATGTATGCTGTGTCTATCAATCTTACTCCGTTTTGTAAAGCATAAAGAATAGAATTATAGCAAACATCATTTAATAAACTATAAGTACCGATTCCATTTAAAGGTATTTCATATCCGCTATTAAGTTTGACAGTTTTTGTATTGAAATTGAAATTGCCTTTCATATTATTTGCCTCTGCTTTATTATTAAAAATTAGTACTGTTATAAAAATCAATAAAAAGCTTATAAAAATATTTTTCATAATTTTCCTTTTATAAATCAAAACCTATTTTTGTATTATTAAAACAATGCAGTAGTTTTCAAAGATAAAATAATACTAAAAAAATTATATTTTCCAATTTTTGCTGTTCTTTTTACGGTAGGAAAAAGAACAATAAAAAAAATTGACAAACTTAAAAATGTTCAATATAGACCTAAACAAATATAATTTCTCAATATATGTTATCAACTTTTTTGCCGCACAAAAAAGTTGCAAAAAACGCACAAACTACAGTTTAATATTTTAAGAATACGTATTAAATATGGTGTAATACCATAATTTTAGGTTACACCTTAAAAGTGGACTTCGTCAAATGCAGTCTTTCGCAAAGCGTATCCGAGCTTGTCGAGGATATAGGTTCTCGCCTGCCGTAGGCACACTTCGTGAGGCGTACTTAGTATGTGGCAATACCACAGGCACTTCCTTCGGTCGCAAAAGAAGTAGGGGCTTGCGTAAGCACGCAGAGCGGTGGGACTAGTCCCCGCAAATAATCTAAATTTAAAATTGCATTTTTAACTTATTATATTTTATAATTACATAAATATTTTACCGTTTCAATATCAGTATGAGATAAGAATAAACTTTGTTTAGTATCAAGTTTAGAAATTTCTTTCATATCATTATCATCTAATTCAAAATCAAATACATTGAAATTTTCTATTATTCTTTCTTTATGTACGCTCTTTGGTATAACAACAACATTTCTTTTTATAAGCCAATTTAATATAACTTGTGCAACTGTTTTATTATACTTTTTTGCTATAGACTTAAGTACTTCATTAGTAAACATATTATTTCTGCCTTCAGCAAATGGGCCCCAAGATTCTATTTGAATATTGTATTCTTTCATAAGTTTATTATCTTCTTCTCTTTGGAAAAATGGATGTGTTTCGATTTGATTTACCATAGGAGTTATTTTATTATGCATAACAAAATCTAATAATCTGTCAGGATAAAAATTGCATACGCCTATAGCTTTAATTTTTCCTTCATTATATAAATCTTCCATAGCTCTCCAAGAACCATAATAATCACCAAAAGGCTGATGTATTAAATATAGATCCAAATAATCTAAACCTAACTTATTCATAGAAACTTCAAAAGCCTTTTTAGCATTATCATATCCAGCATAGCTTATCCATAATTTAGTAGTGATGAATAATTCTTTTCTGTCAACTCCGCTTTCTTTTATAGCATCGCCTACAGCTTTTTCATTATTGTATGCAGAAGCTGTATCTATTAATCTGTATCCTGTTTCAATGGCATTTAGTACTGATTTTTTACATTCTTCATAATCTGGTATTTGAAACACTCCGAAGCCTAATATTGGCATTTCAAGTTCGTTATTTAATTTTACTTTTTTCATGTGATAACTCCTATTGTTGCTATCAATAAACTCGCTTAAGACTAGCTAATAACTAAAGTTATTAGCTGCTCGTTTATTTCTGTTGTTGCTATCAATAAACTCGCTTAAGACTAGCTAATAACTAAAGTTATTAGCTGCTCGTTTATTTCTGTTGTTGCTATCAATAAACTCGCTTATTCAATTTATCAAGTTTATTATCAATTATTTTTAAATTATAGCATTAGAGTTTACTCCAATGTCAATAGTCTTTTTATAATTTTTTAATTATTAACACTAAAAGTTATTTGTACGCTTCCTCTGCCAAGTGTATCTTTAAGTCCTGATGCATTCTCTATATATCCTATTTTTGTATAGCTATATGATGTAGAAAAGTTTTCATAAAAAAGAACTAAACAATTACTGCCGTATAGCATAAAGTCACCTGTTTTTATGCTTCCTACTCTTGATGATTGTGTTGTAAGGTTTTTACTCAAATTATGATATTTTTCATTAGCATTCAAATCATTCATAGTGATTGTTAGAGGCATCATAGCTAAAAAATCTTTTGCTGTTTGATTATCATATAATATTAATTTGTATTCTTTATTATTGATTTTTAAATTGATTGAAGTATTTAAAGTGTTCATAGTAGTTGTATTATCTCCATATACTGAGTTGCATGCTGTCATTATAAAAAGAAAAAAGTTAATAATATTTTCATTTTTTATCCTTTATTAATTAATTATTTTTTAGATAGTCTTTTTTCACATTCTCTCATCTTCGTATCATAGTTCTGTATTTTAAAATCTAATTTTTCTAATGTTTCTTTAAGTTCATTTATTCTATTTACTATTGTTTCTCTTTGATCTATTAGTAATTGCTTTCTTGCTTCTAAAGTGGCATCTCCTTTATTGTATAGCTTTATATATTCTATCAATGATTCTATACCCATTCCGGCACTTCTCATATATTTATCAAACTCTATCCATACTAAATCATGATCAGTATAATTTCTTATTCCGCTTTCGCTTCTTTCTACTTCAGGTATTATGCCTATCCTTTCATAATATCTCAATGTATCAGTAGATAATTCCATTTTTTTGCTGACTTCTGCTATAGTCATTATTATTACCTCCTTTTTTGTATGATTATAGCATTGGAGTGCACTCCAATGTCAATATTATTTTATATTATTTAGTTTAATTTATTATATAATTATATCAAATACTTATATATTATAATTATGTATGCTTAAAAGGTATGATATATTAGATTTTATTATTTGTTCTATTGATTTATTAAACGAGTATATTATAGTTGACTTTATAATATAATTTTGTATAATGAAAAATAATGAAATTATGATTTTTGTTTTAGGAAGTTTATGTCAGATTTAAGTTTTAGAGTATTGGATTGGGATTTCTTTGCACCAAATATGGATAAGAGTTTTATATTAGAGAATATAAATAATGATATAAAAATTACTTACGGCGATTCTAATCCGGATTTAGACTTTATACCTAGAGCACAAAAAAGAAGATTAAGCCAAATAACTAAATTTTCTTTTGAATCCATTAAAAATATTCTAAAAGAAAATGAACAAATACCAATTTTTTTCGTATCTAAATATGGTGAAATAAAACAGCAGTATAACATGTCTAAAAAGATAGTTACAGAACATGAAGTTTCTCCTGCTCTTTTTAGTTTTTCTGTTTTTAATACAGCAGTGGCACAGCTTACTATATTTTATCAAAATCATGAAAGAGCTATTGCTATTACATGCTACAATAATTTTATAGATACAGCACTTATTCAGGCTATGGCTTTTTTAAAAACTTCTGAAAGTGATAAAGCACTTATATTAATAGCTGATGAAAAGTTACCTGAAAGTTATGAGGAAATATCAAAAGACGGTAATTATTCATTTGCATTTTCTTGTCTTATTTCTAAAAAAGACCCAAATATTGATATTGATGTTATTAACAGAGAGTTTGATAAAGATGAAAATTCTATTATAGATTTTATAAAATTTATATCAACAGATACTGCCGATTTAGAATTAGGAAAAATTAAATTAATAAAAAATAATATATTTTATTGATAGATTTATGTAAAATTATAATAAGGAGAATTGTATATGAGTATTGAAGATCAAATAAAGCAAATTGTAATAGAGTCAGCAAATTTAGAAGGTGTATCTATAGAAGATATAGACACAGATGCTCCTTTATTTGGAGATGAATTAGGACTTGATTCTATAGATGCATTAGAGATAGGTGTTGCAATAAGGAAAAATTTAATATAACTTTTTCTGATGTAGAAGAAAACAATAAACAGTATTTTTATTCTGTTGCAACATTAGCAAAATATATAAGAGAAAATTCAGATAATAAATAAAAAATATTATGAGAAAATTAAGCAATACAAATTTTTATTCATTAAAAGATTCAGAAGATATTTTTCTTATTCATAAAGAGAATAAGAATTTTATAAAATATAAAGAGTTCATTTCTGATATAGTTAAAAGTTTAGAATATATTTCTAAATATAAAGAAGATACTATTACAGTATTCATTGAAGATGCATATAGATTTATTGCTGTTATTACTGCAGGTTTCATTCTTAAAAAAAATGTGAATGTGTTGAATAATAATAGCCCTAAATATGTTGAAAGCATAATAGATAATACTATGGTTTATATATCTGACACAGAAAATTCTGCTTTGAATTTAGATGAAGTGTTTGAAAGTAAATGTAATGATAAATGGTTTGATTTACTTAAAGAAACTATAATAGATGAAAATGTATATGTGAATTTTTATACTTCAGGATCAACAGGATATCCTAAACTTATAGAAAAAACTTTAAAGCAGTTTGAAGCTGAGGCTACTAAAATAGTTAACCAATTTACTGATAATATTAAAGATTCTTTATTTTTGTATACAGTACCTCATTATCATAGTTATGGATTTGTTTTTGCTGTATTAGTTCCTTTTATGCTTGAGTCTAAATGTATAAATAATAGAATTAATTATTTAGAAACTGTTAATAATTTTGCAGATTATGAAAAAATTACTATAGTTACTACACCTGCATTTTTAAAGAGAATAGATAAATCTTCTTTAAAAATAAAATCTAAATGGTATTTATTCTCATCTACAGGAATGCTTGAAGAAAAAGTTAATGACCTTTGTAAAGAGATATTTGGTACTGACGTTACAGAAATTTACGGAAGTACTGAAGCTGGTGCTATGGCTTATAGAAGAAGAAGCGAAAATCAATTATGGACTAGACTAAGTGTCGTAAAACTTAAAGTTGATGAAAATGGAAGTATAGAGTGCTGTTCAGGTTATACAGGTGAGAATGTTTGGATACATGTCGGCGATGTTGTTAACATGAAGAATGGAGATGAGTTTGAACTTTTAGGCAGAGAAGATTCTATAGTAAAAATTGAAGGTAAAAGAATAAGCGTACAGCAGATAGACAGACAAATATTGATGGATAAGCGTTTTAAAGATAGCTATACTATATATTGTAAATCTGATAAGAGAGAATATATTGCTTCTTTTATAGTAATGAATAATAAAGATAGAAATTCTGAAGATATGAAAAAATATGTTATTGATTATTTAAAAGGCTATTTTGAAACAGTTGTGTTGCCTAAAAAAATATATTTTGTTGACTCTATACCTAGAAGCGAAATCGGTAAAATAGACAGAAAAGCACTTGATGCCATAATGGAAGGAAATTAAATTGTCTAGTATAGATTATACTATAGAAGAACATACTCCTGATATGTTTAAAGCCAAAATATTTATAAGTGATAATTTATTTTATTTTGACGGACATTTTGAAAAATTTAAGCTTCTTCCTGCTATAGCTCAGATAAAAATTATTACTGATATATCTAAAAATGTTTTTCATAAAGAGTTAGTAGTAAATAAATTATTAAAATTAAAATTTATTGATATGATTCTTCCAAATACAAATATTTTTATAGAATGTCATTTATCTGATAATATTATTTCATTTAAGATATATGATGATAATAAAAAATATTCAGACGGTAAAGTATATTTTTCTTAAAGGTTTTTTGTTATGGCTCATTGGACGGAAGAAAAAGAAATAGGAAAGAGATGGAAAGCATTATTCTCTGTTTTTGTTTATAAAATTTTGGGAAGAACTTTTATAATACTTTATCTTATTCCTATAAGCATAGTTTATTTCTTTTATTCTAAAACTAGAATGCAGGCTTCCAGAGAATATTTAAAAAAGATGTCTAAATATAATAAAAAAATTAAATCTAATTTTATTTGTTCTTATAAGCATTTACTTTCATTTGTTGTTTCTATTTCAGAAAAATTTTCAGCTTGGAATGGTGATATACCTATGACAGATTTAGTTGTAAAAACTAAAGATAGTTATAATGAAGTTATTGATTTACTTAATAAAAAAAATGGTATGATAATATTATTTTCTCATATAGGAAATATTGAGCTTCTAAAAGGATTAGCTGCTATTAATGAAGGCAATCCCATTAAAGATTATAAGATAAATATAATAATAGACCCTAAAGTAAATAAAAATGTTAATATAGTGCTTGAAGAGGGTAAAAATAATTCTTATATAGATTTTATAGATGCTTCTAATATAGGACCTCATACCATAATAAGTATTGAAGATAAATTGAATAATGGTGAGATAGTAGCAATAGCAGGAGATAGAACTACAAATAAAACTGATAAAGTAAATTATATAAATTTTTTAGGCGAAGAAGCACCTTTTCCATGCGGGGCTTTTTTGATACCTATTTTGCTTAGATACCCTGTTTATTATTTCTTTGCATTGAGAGAAAACGATAAAATACTTGCAAAGAAATATAACTTTTATATATATCCTTCAAAAATAAAATTAAATGATGAAGAATTGAAAAACAGAAAAAAGAAAAATGAAGTTATATTAGAATTAACCAAAGAATTTGCTTCCATTATAGAAGAAAAAGCTATAGAATATCCTTATCAATGGTATAATTTCCATGATTTTTGGTATAAAGGAGATTAATTTATGGCAGCTAAAAAGTGTTATTTAGAAAATGATTATTATATAAAGCCTTCTTTTTATGATTTGGATCCTATGGGAGTTGTTTGGCATGGTAATTATATCAAATTTATGGAGCAGGCCAGAGAGGCTATGCTTGAAATTATAGATTATAACTATGATATTATGACTGCTAAGGGCGTTATGTGGCCTATAGTAAAATTAGAAATTAAATATATAAACTCTATAAAATTAAATCAGAAGGTTAGAATACATACAGCAATCACTGAATATTTAAATGGCATGAGAGTAGAATATACTTTTTATGATGAGAATAATAAAATCATATCAAAATCAAGCACATTGCAAATGCCTATTGACAGTGAAACTAGAAAAGGTTTTTTGAATAGTCCTAAAGATTTTATAGAGAGAATAGAAAGAATTAATAATTAAGTATAAAGTTTTTTTACAATTTGTATTTTTATTGTATTATATACTGATAAAAGGAAATTACTATTATTTATTACTAATTTTACATTTGCACTTTTTGGTTCTTTTTGCGGCGGGAAAAAGAACAATATGAAAATTGACAAACTATAGTTGTTTGCGTATATACTATACTATATAAATAATATTAGGAAATGTAAAATGAGAAAAATTTTTATAATATTTATGGCAATGGCTTCTATTTTATTATGCCAAGTTAAAGATGAATATAAAAATGCAAAACTATTGAAAGGAAGCTATACTCAAATAGTAAGTCAGAAAGGAAGAAGTTTTGAATCTTCAGGGGATTTTATTGTAGTTAGCGGTTATGGTATATGCTGGTTTACTAAAAGTCCTAAAGAGTCTATAACTGTAATGGGTGAAAAAAATGTTGTTCAGATAATGCCGGACGGAAAAAAGAAAGTTATGGCTGATTCTAATAATGCTATGTTTGCTCAAATAGCTAATATAATAAAGTCAATTTTTACCTATGATGAAAAAACTATAAATGAATCATTTAATAAAAGTGTTAATGGAAATATTATAGTTTATACTCCTAAAACTAATGAGCTTAAAAAAATAATAGAAAAGATAGAAGTAACTTTTGCTAATGCAGGATATATAGAAAAAATAAAAATGTATTCTTCTAATAACAGCACTACTGAATATATAATGAAAGTTTTATCTAAATCTAACAGAATAACTTCTGAGGAGACAAAATATTTTGAATAAAAGTATTCTGAATAATAGAAGAAAAATTTTTATATATATTTGGATAATTTTTCATTTATTTGCGGTTATATTATTTTTATCAAGATTTGGAAAAACGGCCAAAATAGATACTAATTTTTTGTCTATAACTCCTAAGTTTTTGGAAGATAAAGATTTTCAAAAGCCTTTGGAAGATTTCTTTTTTAAGAATTCAAGCAGTGTAAAAATATTTATAGAGAGTAAATATTTTGATAATGCTAAAAGTAATGCATTAAAATTAGATGAACATATAAAAGAGTCCTATACTAATGTGTCAGTTAATCTATATTCGAAAAATTATGATGATATTTTAAATACTATGGTGAAGTATAAATATCAGCTTCTTTCAAAAGAGATAAGAAATTATTTATTGAATGATGAGGCAGATATTGTGTCAGAAAATGCACTTGCAAATTTTTACTCTCCTTTTTTTATACCTATAGTTGATAATATTGAAGATGATCCTTTTTTGACTGTTAATTCAAAAATAAATGAGATTCTAACTTCAGAAAATAATTTGCAGTCAAGAGATTCAATACAATTTATAAATTATGATGATAAATATAATATTCTTGTAAATATTGATATGCCTAAAAATCTTGATAATGAAAAGTTTTTTGATGATATTACAGAATATTTAAAAGTATTAGAAAATGAAGGAAATATAAAAACATATATTTCAGGTGTTCCTGTACATACTTATTATAGTCAGAAAAGTGCCAAGTTTGAAATTACTATTATATCTATAGTATCATTTATTGTTATTTGTTTGATATTCGTTTTTATATTCAAGTCTTTGAAGCCTTATATAATTTCAATGTGTACTATACTGATATCAGGTTTATCTGCATTTTTATATTCATCTGTATTTTTTGATTCGATTCATATATTTACATTTGTATTTGGTACAAGCCTCATAGGTATATCAATAGACCATTCAATACATTTTATAACTGAATGGTACAATGAAGAAGATAAAAAAGAAGTATTGAAAAAAATATTTCCTAGCATGCTTTTAGGTTTTGTAACTACAATAGTGAGTTATTTATCATTGTCTTTAACATCTCTTATATTATTAAAGCAAATAGCATTATTTTCTATATTCGGACTTTTAAGCTCATTTCTTACAGTAAACATAATATATCCTTTATTGTTTAAAAATGATAAAAGCGTGATAAAGAAATCAATACTTGATAAAAGCAAGAATATATTAAATGATTATGTTAAAATAATAAGCATAAGAAATGTATTAATTATATTTGTAGCTATTATAATAATTTCTATAATATTCATACCAAAAATAAAAGTGAATTTCTCTGCTAATCAGCTTTATAATACACCGGATTTTCTATTTAATAGTGAAAAAGAAGTTTATAACAGATTAAATACATCTCTTGCAAAAAATATTATAATTTCAAGAGGAGATACTCTTTCGAAGGCGTTATCAGCAGAGGAGAGCATAGCGAATAATTTCAGCAATAATAATTATACTGCTATATCAAAAATATTATATTCAGAAGAAAGACAGAAAGATAATGTGAAGCTGGTAAATGATAAATTAATGCCTATATTAAGAAAACAGACTGAAGCTTTGAATTTAGATGAAATTTCTTATCAAAGAATAAAATCAGAATTTGAAAATACTAAAAATGAAGTTCTTGATATAAATAAAATACTTGAGAATACTAATTTCAATGATTTAAATAAAATTATAGTTACTAATAATAATAGATATTTTATTATAGCTACTAGCGATTATAATACAAACAATATAATAAAATCGGATAATAATGATGTGAAAATATTTAATATAAATGAAGAAATTAATGATGCTTTAGATGGTACTGCTAAAACTGCTGTAAAAATGGCTTTAATAGCCTATATTATAATATTTATAGCTATGATAATATTCTTTGATACAAGCAAAGCTATAGCTATAATAATTGTACAGTTAATGTCTATATTAATAAATTTGTCAGTACATTCAATATTGGGTATTAATATAAATATATTTTCTATATTTGCTTTGATACTTTCTATAGGAATATCAATAGATTATTCAATATTTTTCTCAAATAGTGCGGCAGATAAAGAGATTACGTTTTTAGCTGTATTTTTATCCATGATGACAACCGTATTATCATTTGGTACATTGGCATTTAGCAGTTTTATACCTGTAAAATCTTTCGGATTGTTCTTATTTATTGGAATTTTATCATCATTTATAATTTCTCCTGTATTGTTTAATTTTAATAAATTGATAAAAAATAATAATGATTAAATAATTTGACATTTTTGTTATAGAATTATATACTCGATTCTGAGGTGTTTTATGAGTAACGTATTATTAGATTTTGGAATTATTAATTGTTTAGCTAGGAATAAGGAAGAATTGTATAATAAATATTTTTTAAATGGTGAATATGGTTTAAAAGAAAATAATGATTATGTGAAAAAATTTTTCTTAGGTAAAATAGATAATGATTTTTTTAATTTTGAACTTGATAACCCTTATAATAATAAAATAAATAAAATGGCTTTGCATGCTGTTAATCAATTAAAGCCTATAATTGATGAAGCTAAAAAAAGATACGGAAAAAATAGAATATCCGTTATAGTGGGTACTTGTGAAAATGGAAGTGATGAAACTAAGGACTATATATTGAAAGGAAGCGTAATTGATGAGAAAAAAATATTGATTATGCAAAGCCTTAATATATGCTGTGATTTTTTGCAGAAGTATTTTGATGTTTCAGGTATTTCATTTACTATATCTACTGCATGTACTTCAAGTGCTAATGCCATAATAGCAGCCGATGAACTTATAAGAAGCGGAGTAATAGATGCAGCTATAGTAGGCGGTGCCGATGTTGTAACTGATACTGTTGTTTATGGATTTGATTCGCTTGAAGTAGTTGATTATAATAAAACTAATTCTTTTTCAAAAAATAGAAAGGGTATTAATTTAGGAGAAGGTGCTGCATTTACAGTGCTTGCTAAAGATAATTTAATTGATTCAAAAAATGTATTATATCTTAAAGGCTATAACAGCAATTCAGATTCTCATCATATGACTAGTCCGGATATAGACGGTACTACTACAAGCAAATGTATAAATGATGCTTTGAAACATGCTGATATGAATATAAATGATATAGATTATATCAATCTTCATGGTACAGGAACTTCAATAAATGATAAAATGGAAAGCACAACACTTAATATAGTTAATGCCTCTAATATATACTGCAGTTCTAGTAAAACATCATTTGGGCATACCATAGGGGCAGCTGCAGCTATGGAGCTTGGAGTTTGCTATATTACACTTTCTGATATCAATAAAGAAAAAATACTTCCTCCGCATTTATATGACGGTGAATATGATGATACATTAGCTAAAATAAATTTGGTTACAGGCAAAGTTAAATCTGAAAGACTTGAAAATTGTATGAGCGTATCATTTGGTTTCGGCGGAAGCAATACTTGTTTGATAGTTGGAAAATAATTTCGGATTAATAATTTTATGGAAAATAAGTATAAATTGAATATACCTCATAAAGGAAAAATGTTATTGATAGAAGGTATATCTGATATAAATTTTGATAATAAGGAAATACTTTCTTTTGCCAATATCAATAAAGATAATATTTTTTATGATATTTCAGAACCTGAAGGTATAGAATCTTATATATTTACAGAATATGCAGCACAGACTGCGGCAGCTTATAATGGAGCTTTATCAAATAATGAGGATAATAAAAGAATAGGTTTTATTTTAAATATAAAAAAAGTTAATTGCTATATAAATAAAATAAAATCTGATAAT encodes:
- a CDS encoding LpxL/LpxP family acyltransferase, with translation MAHWTEEKEIGKRWKALFSVFVYKILGRTFIILYLIPISIVYFFYSKTRMQASREYLKKMSKYNKKIKSNFICSYKHLLSFVVSISEKFSAWNGDIPMTDLVVKTKDSYNEVIDLLNKKNGMIILFSHIGNIELLKGLAAINEGNPIKDYKINIIIDPKVNKNVNIVLEEGKNNSYIDFIDASNIGPHTIISIEDKLNNGEIVAIAGDRTTNKTDKVNYINFLGEEAPFPCGAFLIPILLRYPVYYFFALRENDKILAKKYNFYIYPSKIKLNDEELKNRKKKNEVILELTKEFASIIEEKAIEYPYQWYNFHDFWYKGD
- a CDS encoding AMP-binding protein: MRKLSNTNFYSLKDSEDIFLIHKENKNFIKYKEFISDIVKSLEYISKYKEDTITVFIEDAYRFIAVITAGFILKKNVNVLNNNSPKYVESIIDNTMVYISDTENSALNLDEVFESKCNDKWFDLLKETIIDENVYVNFYTSGSTGYPKLIEKTLKQFEAEATKIVNQFTDNIKDSLFLYTVPHYHSYGFVFAVLVPFMLESKCINNRINYLETVNNFADYEKITIVTTPAFLKRIDKSSLKIKSKWYLFSSTGMLEEKVNDLCKEIFGTDVTEIYGSTEAGAMAYRRRSENQLWTRLSVVKLKVDENGSIECCSGYTGENVWIHVGDVVNMKNGDEFELLGREDSIVKIEGKRISVQQIDRQILMDKRFKDSYTIYCKSDKREYIASFIVMNNKDRNSEDMKKYVIDYLKGYFETVVLPKKIYFVDSIPRSEIGKIDRKALDAIMEGN
- a CDS encoding acyl-CoA thioesterase, translating into MAAKKCYLENDYYIKPSFYDLDPMGVVWHGNYIKFMEQAREAMLEIIDYNYDIMTAKGVMWPIVKLEIKYINSIKLNQKVRIHTAITEYLNGMRVEYTFYDENNKIISKSSTLQMPIDSETRKGFLNSPKDFIERIERINN
- a CDS encoding cyclophilin-like fold protein, whose product is MTACNSVYGDNTTTMNTLNTSINLKINNKEYKLILYDNQTAKDFLAMMPLTITMNDLNANEKYHNLSKNLTTQSSRVGSIKTGDFMLYGSNCLVLFYENFSTSYSYTKIGYIENASGLKDTLGRGSVQITFSVNN
- a CDS encoding aldo/keto reductase; its protein translation is MKKVKLNNELEMPILGFGVFQIPDYEECKKSVLNAIETGYRLIDTASAYNNEKAVGDAIKESGVDRKELFITTKLWISYAGYDNAKKAFEVSMNKLGLDYLDLYLIHQPFGDYYGSWRAMEDLYNEGKIKAIGVCNFYPDRLLDFVMHNKITPMVNQIETHPFFQREEDNKLMKEYNIQIESWGPFAEGRNNMFTNEVLKSIAKKYNKTVAQVILNWLIKRNVVVIPKSVHKERIIENFNVFDFELDDNDMKEISKLDTKQSLFLSHTDIETVKYLCNYKI
- a CDS encoding phosphopantetheine-binding protein; translation: MSIEDQIKQIVIESANLEGVSIEDIDTDAPLFGDELGLDSIDALEIGVAIRKNLI
- a CDS encoding aldo/keto reductase, with the protein product MKNIFISFLLIFITVLIFNNKAEANNMKGNFNFNTKTVKLNSGYEIPLNGIGTYSLLNDVCYNSILYALQNGVRLIDTAYIYNNEEEVGKAVRDSKINRKDIFIITKLYPNQYNDAEKAINDALKKLNVEYIDMMLLHHPGNNDVEAYKAIEKAIKEGKIRSVGLSNWYIKELKDFLPKINIIPALVQNEIHPYYQDTEVIEYIQSLGIAVQGWYPLGGRGHQKELLNDKVLKDIAKKHNKSVAQIILRWNLQRGVIVIPGSSNRSHIIENTEIYDFELSDDDMQRISELNRNEKHDWY
- a CDS encoding LolA family protein, which translates into the protein MRKIFIIFMAMASILLCQVKDEYKNAKLLKGSYTQIVSQKGRSFESSGDFIVVSGYGICWFTKSPKESITVMGEKNVVQIMPDGKKKVMADSNNAMFAQIANIIKSIFTYDEKTINESFNKSVNGNIIVYTPKTNELKKIIEKIEVTFANAGYIEKIKMYSSNNSTTEYIMKVLSKSNRITSEETKYFE
- a CDS encoding MerR family transcriptional regulator — its product is MTIAEVSKKMELSTDTLRYYERIGIIPEVERSESGIRNYTDHDLVWIEFDKYMRSAGMGIESLIEYIKLYNKGDATLEARKQLLIDQRETIVNRINELKETLEKLDFKIQNYDTKMRECEKRLSKK
- a CDS encoding beta-ketoacyl synthase chain length factor, which encodes MSDLSFRVLDWDFFAPNMDKSFILENINNDIKITYGDSNPDLDFIPRAQKRRLSQITKFSFESIKNILKENEQIPIFFVSKYGEIKQQYNMSKKIVTEHEVSPALFSFSVFNTAVAQLTIFYQNHERAIAITCYNNFIDTALIQAMAFLKTSESDKALILIADEKLPESYEEISKDGNYSFAFSCLISKKDPNIDIDVINREFDKDENSIIDFIKFISTDTADLELGKIKLIKNNIFY